A window of the Macaca nemestrina isolate mMacNem1 chromosome X, mMacNem.hap1, whole genome shotgun sequence genome harbors these coding sequences:
- the LOC105499323 gene encoding armadillo repeat-containing X-linked protein 3: MGYARKVGWVTAGLVIGAGACYCIYKLTRGRKQNKEKMAEGGSGDVDDVGDCSGARYNDWSDDDDDSNESKSIVWYPPWARIGTEAGTRARARARARATRARRAVQKRASPNSDDTILSPQELQKVLCLVEMSEKPYILEAALIALGNNAAYAFNRDIIRDLGGLPIVAKILNTRDPIVKEKALIVLNNLSVNAENQRRLKVYMNQVCDDTITSRLNSSVQLAGLRLLTNMTVTNEYQHMLANSISDFFRLFSAGNEETKLQVLKLLLNLAENPAMTRELLRAQVPSSLGSLFNKKENKEVILKLLVIFENINDNFKWEENEPTQNQFGEGSLFFFLKEFQVCADKVLGIESHHDFLVKVKVGKFMAKLAEHMFPKSQE; this comes from the coding sequence ATGGGCTACGCCAGGAAAGTAGGCTGGGTGACTGCAGGCCTGGTGATTGGGGCTGGCGCCTGCTATTGCATTTATAAACTGACTAggggaagaaaacagaacaagGAAAAAATGGCTGAGGGTGGATCTGGGGATGTGGATGATGTTGGGGACTGTTCTGGGGCCAGGTATAATGACTGgtctgatgatgatgatgacagcaaTGAGAGCAAGAGTATAGTATGGTACCCACCTTGGGCCCGGATTGGGACTGAAGCTGGAACcagagccagggccagggcaagggccagggctaCCCGGGCACGTCGGGCTGTCCAGAAACGGGCTTCCCCCAATTCAGATGATACCATTTTGTCCCCTCAAGAGCTGCAAAAGGTTCTTTGCTTGGTTGAGATGTCTGAAAAGCCTTATATTCTTGAAGCAGCTTTAATTGCTCTGGGTAACAATGCTGCTTATGCATTTAACAGAGATATTATTCGTGATCTCGGTGGTCTCCCAATTGTCGCAAAGATTCTCAATACGCGGGATCCCATAGTTAAGGAAAAGGCTTTAATTGTCCTGAATAACTTGAGTGTGAATGCTGAAAATCAGCGCAGGCTTAAGGTATACATGAATCAAGTGTGTGATGACACAATCACTTCTCGATTGAACTCATCTGTGCAGCTTGCTGGACTGAGATTGCTTACAAATATGACTGTTACTAATGAGTATCAGCACATGCTTGCTAATTCCATTTCTGACTTTTTTCGTTTATTTTCAGCGGGAAATGAAGAAACCAAACTTCAGGTTCTGAAACTCCTTTTGAATTTGGCTGAAAATCCAGCCATGACTAGGGAACTGCTCAGGGCCCAAGTACCATCTTCACTGGGCTCCCTCTTTAATAAGAAGGAGAACAAAGAAGTTATTCTTAAACTTCTGGTCATATTTGAGAATATAAATGATAATTTCAAATGGGAAGAAAATGAACCTACTCAGAATCAATTCGGTGAaggttcactttttttctttttaaaagaatttcaagTGTGTGCTGATAAGGTTCTGGGAATAGAAAGCCACCATGATTTTTTGGTGAAAGTAAAAGTTGGAAAATTCATGGCCAAACTGGCTGAACATATGTTCCCAAAGAGCCAGGAataa
- the LOC105499322 gene encoding protein ARMCX6, translating into MGRAREVGWMAAGLMIGAGACYCVYKLTIGRDDSEKLEEEEEEEWDDDQELDEEEPDIWFDIETMARPWSEDGDWTEPGAPGGTEDRPSGGGKASRAHPIKQRPFPYEHKNTWSAQNCKNGSCVLDLSKCLFIQGKLLFAEPKDAGFPFSQDINSHLASLSMVRNTGPTPDPTVREALCATDNLNASIESEGQIKMYINEVCQETVSHCCNSFLQQAGLNLLISMTVINNMLAKSVSDLKFPLISEGSGCAKVQVLKPLMGLSEKPVVAGELVGAQMLFSFMSLFIRKGNREILLETPAP; encoded by the coding sequence ATGGGCCGGGCTCGGGAAGTGGGTTGGATGGCGGCAGGACTGATGATTGGGGCTGGTGCCTGCTACTGCGTTTACAAACTGACCATAGGAAGAGATGACAGTGagaagctggaggaggaggaggaagaggagtgggACGATGACCAGGAGCTGGATGAGGAGGAGCCTGATATTTGGTTTGATATTGAAACTATGGCTCGGCCCTGGAGTGAGGATGGGGATTGGACTGAACCTGGGGCTCCAGGTGGCACTGAAGACAGGCCCTCAGGGGGAGGCAAGGCCAGCCGAGCACACCCAATAAAACAGCGGCCATTCCCCTATGAACATAAAAATACTTGGAGTGCTCAAAATTGTAAAAATGGCAGTTGTGTTCTGGACCTCTCCAAGTGTCTTTTCATTCAGGGAAAACTGTTGTTTGCTGAGCCCAAGGATGCGGGCTTTCCATTTAGCCAGGATATCAATAGCCATTTGGCCAGTCTCTCAATGGTTAGAAACACGGGCCCCACACCAGACCCCACTGTTAGAGAGGCTTTGTGTGCCACGGATAACTTAAATGCCAGCATTGAAAGTGAGGGCCAGATTAAGATGTACATCAATGAAGTGTGTCAGGAGACTGTGTCACATTGCTGCAACTCATTTCTGCAGCAGGCCGGATTAAATTTGTTAATAAGCATGACAGTTATTAATAACATGCTTGCCAAGTCCGTTTCAGACTTGAAGTTTCCTTTGATATCAGAGGGAAGTGGATGTGCTAAGGTTCAGGTTTTGAAACCACTGATGGGTTTGTCTGAAAAGCCAGTCGTGGCGGGGGAGTTAGTCGGTGCCCAGATGCTCTTCTCATTCATGTCCCTCTTtatcagaaaaggaaacagagagatTCTCCTGGAAACCCCTGCCCCATAA
- the LOC105499341 gene encoding protein ARMCX6-like, with product MRKMIWKSGLEVDTLFIHLSEEGTSKQEKTKIAGELQTVGKKGYAQNFKKGSCVLDLSKCLFIQGKLLFAEPKDAGFPFSQDINSHLASLSMVRNTGPTPDPTVREALCATDNLNASIESEGQIKMYINEVCQETVSHCCNSFLQQAGLNLLISMTVINNMLAKSVSDLKFPLISEGSGCAKVQVLKPLMGLSEKPVVAGELVGAQMLFSFMSLFIRKGNREILLETPAP from the exons ATGCGAAAGATGATATGGAAATCTGGTCTAGAAGTTGACACACTGTTCATCCACTTATCAGAAGAAGGCACATCCAAACAAGAAAAGACGAAAATTGCGGGGGAGCTGCAGACAGTGGGGAAGAAAG gatatgctcaaaactttaaaaaaggtaGTTGTGTTCTGGACCTCTCCAAGTGTCTTTTCATTCAGGGAAAACTGTTGTTTGCTGAGCCCAAGGATGCCGGCTTTCCATTTAGCCAGGATATCAATAGCCATTTGGCCAGTCTCTCAATGGTTAGAAACACGGGCCCCACACCAGACCCCACTGTTAGAGAGGCTTTGTGTGCCACGGATAACTTAAATGCCAGCATTGAAAGTGAGGGCCAGATTAAGATGTACATCAATGAAGTGTGTCAGGAGACTGTGTCACATTGCTGCAACTCATTTCTGCAGCAGGCCGGATTAAATTTGTTAATAAGCATGACAGTTATTAATAACATGCTTGCCAAGTCCGTTTCAGACTTGAAGTTTCCTTTGATATCAGAGGGAAGTGGATGTGCTAAGGTTCAGGTTTTGAAACCACTGATGGGTTTGTCTGAAAAGCCAGTCGTGGCGGGGGAGTTAGTCGGTGCCCAGATGCTCTTCTCATTCATGTCCCTCTTtatcagaaaaggaaacagagagatTCTCCTGGAAACCCCTGCCCCATAA